One Thermosphaera aggregans DNA segment encodes these proteins:
- a CDS encoding 50S ribosomal protein L31e → MSEQGQVVKAVHVIPLRKVYYGRRANRADRAVRLVKKYVARHFKEAEKIIVDPAVNDYIWSRSREKPPRKVVVEVRLDKENKVAKVFLARKTATPKPSG, encoded by the coding sequence ATGAGCGAGCAGGGTCAGGTTGTTAAAGCCGTTCACGTAATTCCTTTGAGAAAAGTCTACTATGGCAGGAGGGCTAACAGGGCTGACCGCGCGGTGAGGCTGGTTAAGAAGTACGTGGCCAGGCATTTCAAGGAGGCGGAGAAGATTATTGTCGACCCAGCGGTGAACGACTACATATGGTCTAGAAGCAGGGAGAAGCCTCCTAGGAAGGTCGTGGTTGAGGTAAGGCTTGACAAGGAGAATAAGGTTGCCAAAGTTTTTTTGGCTAGAAAAACTGCCACGCCGAAACCATCCGGCTAA
- a CDS encoding translation initiation factor IF-6 — translation MDIIRMSFFGNSNIGVYGFTNNKIIILPPGIGRDDLAAISETLKVDIVEARIAGTILNGVFINGNDNGIILPHIVFEEELSLIKEKAREHELSVEVVRSRHTALGNLLLCNNKGCITSPLLEREAQKKVSDVLGVEVVEKDLMKLSIPGSLGVVNDLGGAVHPGFVEDDFKTLLDVLKIKAEKATVNAGVPYIRSGVLANNKGIVVGGNTTGPEILRIKRGLGGELE, via the coding sequence ATGGATATCATCAGGATGAGTTTTTTCGGAAACTCAAACATTGGAGTATACGGGTTCACCAATAACAAGATCATCATCCTACCCCCTGGAATCGGGCGTGACGACTTAGCAGCAATCTCCGAAACCCTTAAAGTCGATATTGTAGAGGCGAGGATAGCCGGCACAATTTTAAACGGGGTCTTCATTAACGGTAACGACAACGGGATAATTCTCCCGCACATTGTTTTCGAAGAAGAGCTCAGCTTGATCAAGGAGAAGGCTAGGGAGCACGAGCTCAGCGTTGAAGTAGTGAGGTCGAGGCACACAGCGCTTGGCAACCTACTCCTATGCAATAATAAGGGGTGTATAACAAGCCCCCTGCTCGAGAGAGAGGCTCAGAAAAAAGTCTCGGACGTTCTCGGCGTCGAAGTGGTTGAGAAGGATTTAATGAAGCTGTCAATACCTGGCAGCCTCGGCGTGGTAAACGATCTCGGCGGCGCCGTCCACCCAGGCTTCGTTGAAGATGATTTTAAAACCCTATTAGATGTTTTAAAGATTAAGGCTGAGAAGGCCACGGTTAACGCAGGAGTACCATATATAAGGAGCGGGGTATTAGCTAATAATAAGGGAATAGTGGTCGGGGGCAACACAACTGGCCCCGAAATACTCAGGATTAAGAGGGGTTTGGGAGGTGAGCTGGAGTGA
- the rpl18a gene encoding 50S ribosomal protein L18Ae, giving the protein MSTVKTYRVKGYMLISHDRLPTWQVFTKDVRAVNESDALEEIYSLMGSKHKLKRYHIRIESITEINPEESIDVVVRELARATRIVKP; this is encoded by the coding sequence GTGAGCACGGTTAAAACATACCGGGTTAAAGGATACATGCTTATCAGCCATGACAGGCTCCCTACTTGGCAGGTTTTTACGAAAGATGTGAGAGCCGTTAACGAGAGCGACGCGCTCGAGGAGATATACAGCTTGATGGGTAGCAAGCACAAGCTTAAAAGATACCATATAAGAATCGAGAGCATCACTGAGATAAATCCTGAGGAATCCATCGACGTGGTTGTGAGGGAGTTGGCTAGAGCGACGAGGATTGTTAAGCCATGA
- a CDS encoding prefoldin domain-containing protein codes for MSGEQAEGEKTITLEELLARASELREYITVLSNTINNYVTQYRELQLASETLKSLPEAGGEGFVVVDRLSSVLVPGIIREGWTGSVLVNIGFGYYLKTSRDKAVEVIEKRIASVNRLLDELQKRYRAALDEYSAIQGILNQMYAEAQKPEDSGGQATGG; via the coding sequence ATGAGCGGTGAGCAGGCGGAAGGCGAGAAGACGATAACGCTGGAGGAGCTCCTGGCAAGAGCCTCAGAGCTCAGGGAGTATATAACTGTTTTATCCAACACTATCAACAACTACGTGACACAGTATAGGGAGCTTCAGCTAGCATCAGAGACTTTGAAAAGCCTTCCCGAAGCGGGAGGAGAAGGCTTCGTAGTCGTTGACAGGCTGTCAAGCGTCCTGGTGCCGGGGATTATCAGGGAGGGATGGACAGGGAGCGTCCTGGTTAACATAGGGTTTGGCTACTACTTGAAAACTAGTAGGGATAAGGCTGTTGAAGTGATAGAGAAAAGGATTGCCAGCGTTAACAGGTTGCTCGACGAGCTTCAAAAAAGGTATAGGGCAGCGCTTGACGAGTACTCTGCTATCCAGGGTATTCTAAACCAGATGTATGCCGAGGCTCAGAAACCCGAGGACTCGGGAGGCCAAGCCACTGGTGGCTAG
- the ftsY gene encoding signal recognition particle-docking protein FtsY encodes MFKKIKEAFRKFIDSASSIIFSREKLESLIDELKLELVASDVAYEVAEEISARLLKAVDEGLVKSREDLQRVLKNILIEVFEKAGSVNLLDVARANKPCKLVFLGVNGVGKTTTIAKVAVLLRENGFKPLMVAADTFRAGAQEQLKIHSERTGIPVFTGKYGSDPASVAYDAIQFASSRGFDALLIDTAGRMHVDVDLVNELKKVVRIVKPHFKILVVDALTGNDAIEQARFFNDAVGVDGVVVTKVDAYEQGGVPLSIAYILGKPVIYAGVGQGYKDLKPFNVYEYVNKILPD; translated from the coding sequence TTGTTCAAGAAGATTAAAGAAGCTTTTAGAAAGTTTATTGACTCAGCCTCGTCGATAATTTTCTCGCGAGAGAAGCTTGAATCCCTTATTGATGAGTTAAAGCTCGAGCTAGTTGCGAGCGATGTGGCCTACGAGGTTGCAGAAGAGATTTCAGCCAGGCTTTTAAAAGCAGTGGATGAGGGCTTGGTTAAGAGCAGGGAGGATCTTCAGCGCGTCCTTAAGAACATTTTAATAGAGGTTTTCGAGAAAGCGGGTAGTGTCAACCTCCTCGATGTCGCAAGGGCTAACAAGCCCTGCAAACTCGTATTCCTAGGCGTTAACGGAGTGGGTAAGACAACCACTATTGCTAAAGTAGCCGTGCTCTTAAGGGAGAACGGTTTTAAGCCGTTAATGGTTGCTGCGGACACTTTCCGTGCTGGAGCGCAGGAGCAGCTGAAGATACATAGTGAGAGAACAGGAATCCCTGTTTTCACAGGCAAGTACGGTTCTGACCCAGCCTCCGTGGCTTACGACGCCATACAGTTCGCATCCAGCAGGGGCTTTGACGCACTGTTGATAGATACTGCTGGGAGAATGCATGTTGACGTGGATCTGGTTAACGAGTTGAAGAAAGTTGTGAGGATTGTTAAACCCCATTTCAAAATACTCGTGGTGGATGCTTTAACCGGTAACGACGCGATAGAGCAAGCCAGGTTTTTCAACGACGCAGTAGGGGTTGACGGGGTCGTTGTCACAAAGGTTGATGCTTACGAGCAGGGCGGGGTACCGCTTAGTATTGCGTACATACTTGGGAAGCCAGTGATCTACGCAGGGGTTGGGCAGGGCTATAAAGATTTAAAGCCGTTTAACGTTTATGAATACGTCAACAAGATTTTGCCGGATTAG
- a CDS encoding SecE/sec61-gamma family protein translocase subunit has protein sequence MNLRELVEAWRKILLLATKPSRDDYMTSLKLSLLGLALVGGISFVIRILFYTFLFPPPAG, from the coding sequence ATGAACCTGAGGGAACTGGTTGAGGCTTGGAGGAAGATACTCTTGCTGGCGACTAAGCCGAGCAGGGATGACTACATGACGTCCTTGAAGCTCAGCCTCCTAGGGCTGGCCCTAGTGGGGGGCATATCCTTTGTGATAAGGATTTTATTCTACACTTTCCTATTCCCCCCTCCAGCCGGGTGA
- a CDS encoding transcription elongation factor Spt5 encodes MSGAEEAAGTGKIFAVRTTMGRELDVALVIARRAEELLAKGEDPGIASIVIPPNVRGYVFFEVEKLASLYRLSSEVKYVKASRPVKVSLEELEKLIMPKPVVESISVGDVVEIIRGPFRGMKAQVTGIDRNKNMLTVNILEAAFAIPISIPSDYVKQVKKGE; translated from the coding sequence TTGAGCGGGGCAGAGGAAGCAGCAGGCACTGGTAAGATATTTGCTGTGAGGACTACGATGGGGCGCGAGCTGGACGTAGCATTAGTTATCGCGCGCAGGGCGGAGGAGCTTCTAGCCAAGGGCGAGGACCCGGGGATTGCAAGCATTGTCATACCCCCGAACGTCAGGGGTTACGTGTTCTTCGAGGTAGAAAAGCTTGCATCCCTTTACAGGCTTTCATCGGAAGTGAAGTATGTCAAGGCTTCAAGGCCTGTTAAAGTATCGCTCGAGGAGCTGGAGAAGCTGATCATGCCTAAGCCCGTGGTCGAATCCATATCTGTAGGCGACGTTGTCGAGATTATCAGGGGGCCTTTCAGAGGGATGAAAGCCCAGGTTACAGGCATAGATAGAAATAAAAACATGCTTACAGTGAATATTTTAGAAGCAGCTTTCGCGATCCCGATATCTATTCCGAGTGATTACGTGAAGCAGGTTAAGAAGGGTGAGTAG
- a CDS encoding 50S ribosomal protein L11, whose translation MAKKTIKVMVEGGRATPGPPLGPTLSPYKVNIPEVVKAINDATKDFEGLTVPVEITIDVDTKKFEVKVGIPTTTALLLKEAGAKQPTGDPGHQRIGNITLEQAIKIAIAKKEQLSAKTLKAAVKTILGSARSIGITVEGKDPREVQRLIDEGAYDELFKKYESEWEGGA comes from the coding sequence ATGGCTAAGAAAACCATCAAGGTAATGGTTGAGGGCGGCAGGGCTACTCCTGGACCGCCCCTGGGGCCAACGCTGTCCCCTTACAAAGTCAACATTCCCGAAGTAGTCAAAGCTATAAACGATGCGACCAAGGATTTCGAGGGTTTAACAGTACCTGTTGAAATAACCATAGACGTGGACACGAAGAAGTTCGAGGTTAAAGTAGGCATTCCAACCACGACCGCGCTGCTTTTAAAGGAGGCAGGGGCTAAGCAGCCAACCGGTGACCCGGGCCACCAGAGAATAGGCAACATAACTCTGGAGCAAGCCATAAAAATCGCCATCGCCAAGAAGGAGCAGCTCAGCGCTAAAACTTTGAAGGCTGCCGTGAAAACTATTCTCGGCTCAGCGCGATCCATAGGCATTACCGTCGAGGGTAAAGACCCTCGCGAGGTTCAGAGGCTGATAGATGAGGGTGCTTACGATGAATTGTTTAAGAAGTATGAGAGTGAGTGGGAGGGCGGTGCCTAA
- a CDS encoding 50S ribosomal protein L1, with protein MPVDTEKLKAALSKALEMGKGRRFKQTVEMVVVLRDIDPKSQAGKLRETVTLPKGRGKRQKICVVADGELAEKAKSAGAFMVISSSELQSIGKKQAKKIASTCDWVLVRTDLMAQVGRILGPALGPRGKPPVPMPPSADISTLIKRYENSVVVRTKEQPQLSVAIGTEDMSVEDLTANASSVLSLLESKLPAGMGNVDRILFKTTMGPAVEVL; from the coding sequence ATGCCGGTTGACACCGAGAAGCTTAAAGCAGCCTTGTCCAAGGCCTTGGAAATGGGTAAGGGGAGAAGGTTTAAACAGACTGTTGAAATGGTGGTTGTTTTAAGAGATATAGATCCCAAGAGCCAGGCTGGGAAGCTCAGGGAGACTGTTACGCTCCCGAAGGGGAGGGGGAAGAGGCAGAAGATCTGCGTCGTAGCTGATGGCGAGCTCGCTGAGAAGGCGAAGTCTGCTGGAGCATTCATGGTGATTTCATCAAGCGAGCTCCAGTCCATAGGTAAGAAGCAGGCTAAGAAAATAGCGAGCACGTGCGACTGGGTTTTAGTCAGGACTGACCTGATGGCGCAGGTTGGACGCATCCTGGGACCGGCTCTTGGTCCGCGCGGAAAACCCCCTGTCCCAATGCCTCCCTCTGCGGATATTTCAACACTTATAAAAAGATATGAGAACTCCGTGGTGGTTAGGACTAAGGAGCAGCCGCAGTTATCCGTTGCAATAGGTACTGAGGACATGAGCGTTGAGGATTTAACAGCCAACGCATCCAGCGTATTATCGCTCCTAGAATCTAAGCTCCCCGCCGGAATGGGCAATGTTGACAGGATATTGTTTAAGACCACGATGGGTCCAGCAGTGGAGGTTCTGTAG
- a CDS encoding 50S ribosomal protein L10 produces MSAVARTYPRWKTEQLEELVGLLKTHRAFIIGDLTGVPASHVQRLRKKLAKIAEVRVVKPKLFAIALEKVGIDPEAFKDVLTGQNIVFFTNENPFDVALKIHNIVTMDYYKPGEKTDKEIVIPEGNTGIPPGPMLSVFGKLKIQTKVQANVIHVAKDTVVAKPGDVVSPELSSILQKLGLALKEIRLRLKAAYDGVLIPGESLILNIDQYVELVKAAGLDALKIAVELALPEPEVLPLVLSKAVRQATALAVEAGYVTPETVELVLKAAESKAQALAYEVSRLAPELGIEVRVAQQQVQEAKPKKEEKPAEEEEKKKEEGVSEETLAEGLSALFG; encoded by the coding sequence ATGTCAGCAGTAGCTAGAACATACCCCAGGTGGAAGACGGAGCAGTTAGAGGAGCTTGTAGGGTTGTTGAAAACTCACAGGGCTTTCATCATTGGCGATCTAACAGGCGTTCCAGCCAGCCATGTCCAGAGGCTGAGGAAGAAGCTTGCAAAGATCGCGGAGGTCAGAGTTGTTAAGCCGAAGCTTTTCGCAATAGCGCTTGAGAAGGTGGGCATAGACCCCGAGGCTTTCAAGGATGTCTTGACAGGGCAGAACATAGTGTTCTTCACGAACGAGAACCCGTTCGACGTGGCGTTGAAAATACACAACATTGTAACCATGGATTACTACAAGCCCGGGGAGAAGACAGACAAGGAGATCGTAATTCCTGAAGGCAACACTGGAATCCCCCCAGGCCCAATGCTTAGTGTTTTCGGCAAGTTGAAGATTCAGACCAAGGTGCAGGCTAACGTAATACATGTTGCCAAGGATACTGTTGTCGCGAAGCCAGGGGATGTGGTTTCGCCGGAGCTGTCGAGCATTCTGCAGAAGCTCGGTCTAGCGTTGAAGGAGATAAGGCTGAGGCTTAAGGCAGCGTATGACGGCGTATTGATACCTGGTGAAAGCCTTATCCTGAACATTGACCAGTATGTTGAGTTGGTTAAGGCAGCTGGCTTGGATGCTTTGAAGATAGCTGTTGAGCTAGCGCTACCGGAGCCTGAGGTGCTACCGCTAGTGCTGTCCAAGGCTGTTAGACAGGCAACAGCCCTGGCTGTTGAAGCAGGGTATGTCACGCCTGAAACCGTTGAACTAGTGTTAAAAGCTGCCGAATCCAAGGCCCAGGCACTGGCTTACGAGGTCTCAAGGCTCGCGCCGGAGCTTGGGATAGAGGTTAGGGTTGCCCAGCAACAGGTGCAGGAGGCTAAGCCGAAGAAGGAGGAGAAGCCTGCCGAGGAAGAGGAGAAGAAGAAGGAGGAAGGCGTTAGCGAGGAGACTCTTGCAGAAGGCTTAAGCGCACTGTTCGGATAA
- the rpl12p gene encoding 50S ribosomal protein P1, whose translation MEYIYASLLLYKAGKELSEENIKKVLEAAGVAVDEVRVKSLVAALKNIDIAKVLEQALAAPVAAAPVQAAPAQAPPKEEKPAEEEEKKEEGVSEETLAEGLSALFG comes from the coding sequence ATCGAGTACATATATGCGTCACTATTACTCTATAAGGCTGGGAAAGAATTAAGCGAGGAAAACATTAAGAAGGTTTTAGAAGCAGCCGGGGTCGCCGTCGACGAAGTCAGGGTTAAATCCCTAGTAGCGGCTCTCAAAAACATCGATATTGCGAAAGTGCTGGAGCAGGCCTTAGCAGCGCCGGTTGCAGCGGCCCCTGTTCAGGCGGCTCCCGCGCAGGCTCCTCCGAAGGAGGAGAAGCCTGCTGAGGAAGAGGAGAAGAAGGAGGAAGGCGTTAGCGAGGAGACTCTTGCAGAAGGCTTAAGCGCACTGTTCGGGTAA
- the alaS gene encoding alanine--tRNA ligase has protein sequence MPGEISFDYLRKYGYEKYVCKKCEEGVIWSVVPRDTCPDRPCSKYEFLYKDYKRVKPLSLQEVREKFINFLVSKGHGVVDPYPVLARWRNDLYLNIASIIVFQPAVTEGIVDPPHNPLVIIQPSIRLSDIDNVGLTFGRHLTSFEMGGMHAFNKPGRMIYWVEGIIDNTIEFFNKEIGIDLEDLVFKEGWWEGGGNAGPAPEVLVDGMELATLVHMMYKTVDGKYVENPVLVVDCGYGIERITWFTQKSPTGFHAIYGRLVDEYKDVLGVEEPPHEVLKKAVYLLSDKELNSVAEYVRALEEHGFSEHLASFSKIIYLYGSLDHVRTISLMLSDGIVPSNSGEGYLARLVLRRLFRNLVKLGVESNRLADIAQELVDRQIKYWRNDYIYGKFEKHRDYILDVVGLEANKFVDSVYRGIEIVDKHLKRKKALGEEDLIEIYDSHGIPPEFVVERAREKGVEVSVPGDFYSKIAQRHSAAPLVKEKEHEFPEELAKWAEGFPETVRVFHQDPYVTSIKARVLGVLENYVILDQTIMYPWAGGQDHDTGELVFNGKAYPVKYVGKIGGVIVHELFEKPGFRASDEVEVRIDWFRRYRLMRHHTATHVVLAAARRVLGDHVWQAGAEKTVEKGRLDITHHKPLTRKEVAEIEELANKIIDSRIQLRFHYMGKFEAESKYGLKIYQGGAVYSPVLRIVEIPGWDAQACFGTHLWNTSEIGGVKIINAERIQDGVIRLEYVAGTRLVELARSMEEEKEKALEAMGSTHKDLVLAAGKLRESLSELEEAVATYRRVLADALVSNALNTKRVVCGVETTMVEIPVRDEKLVKTVLEDLSLKHKTLAVVFTGDMVEIALDPGEAAEKRVNLLKTAEALRSLGAKGGGRSDHITLKLNGVAVDKVLEAVEKTICASGKQ, from the coding sequence ATGCCTGGAGAAATAAGTTTTGACTATCTTCGAAAATACGGCTACGAGAAGTATGTTTGCAAGAAGTGCGAGGAAGGCGTGATATGGAGCGTTGTGCCAAGGGATACCTGCCCCGACCGCCCATGCAGTAAGTATGAGTTTCTCTACAAGGACTATAAGAGGGTTAAGCCCCTGAGCCTTCAAGAGGTTAGGGAGAAGTTTATAAACTTCCTGGTCTCCAAGGGGCATGGGGTGGTGGATCCCTACCCGGTTCTAGCCAGGTGGAGGAACGACCTATACCTTAACATCGCCTCAATAATAGTCTTCCAGCCCGCTGTGACAGAGGGTATTGTGGACCCGCCGCACAACCCGCTCGTAATAATACAGCCTTCGATAAGGCTAAGCGATATTGACAATGTTGGCTTAACCTTCGGGAGGCATTTAACAAGTTTTGAAATGGGCGGGATGCATGCTTTCAACAAGCCCGGCAGGATGATTTACTGGGTAGAGGGCATAATTGACAATACTATAGAGTTCTTCAACAAGGAGATCGGGATCGATCTAGAAGACCTTGTTTTCAAGGAGGGGTGGTGGGAGGGAGGCGGTAACGCCGGGCCGGCCCCGGAGGTTCTCGTCGACGGGATGGAGCTAGCCACTCTCGTCCACATGATGTATAAGACCGTTGACGGTAAGTATGTTGAAAACCCTGTCCTAGTCGTGGACTGCGGATACGGTATTGAGAGGATAACATGGTTTACCCAGAAGTCTCCAACAGGCTTCCACGCAATATACGGGAGGTTGGTGGACGAGTACAAGGATGTGTTAGGGGTTGAGGAGCCTCCTCACGAGGTTTTGAAAAAGGCTGTTTACCTTTTAAGCGATAAAGAGCTGAACAGTGTGGCAGAGTATGTTAGAGCTCTCGAGGAGCATGGTTTTAGCGAGCACCTCGCCTCGTTCTCCAAAATAATATATCTGTACGGGAGCCTCGACCACGTTAGAACAATAAGCTTAATGCTCTCCGACGGCATTGTGCCATCGAACAGCGGCGAGGGATACCTGGCCCGCTTGGTTTTAAGAAGGCTTTTCAGAAACCTTGTGAAACTGGGTGTTGAGTCTAACAGGCTTGCAGACATTGCTCAAGAGCTTGTTGACAGGCAGATAAAGTACTGGAGGAACGACTACATCTACGGCAAGTTCGAGAAGCACAGGGATTACATCTTAGACGTGGTCGGCTTAGAGGCAAACAAGTTCGTCGACTCTGTCTACAGGGGTATTGAAATAGTTGACAAGCATTTGAAGAGGAAGAAGGCTCTCGGAGAGGAGGATTTAATAGAGATTTACGACTCCCACGGGATCCCGCCGGAGTTTGTTGTTGAAAGAGCCCGTGAGAAGGGCGTTGAGGTAAGCGTTCCCGGAGACTTCTACTCGAAGATTGCGCAGAGGCACTCCGCCGCACCGTTGGTGAAGGAGAAGGAGCACGAGTTCCCTGAGGAGCTTGCTAAATGGGCGGAAGGCTTCCCGGAGACTGTGAGGGTTTTCCACCAGGATCCATATGTAACAAGCATTAAGGCCAGGGTGCTCGGGGTTCTGGAGAACTATGTCATCCTAGACCAGACCATAATGTACCCGTGGGCTGGCGGGCAGGATCACGACACAGGAGAGTTAGTCTTCAACGGTAAAGCCTACCCTGTGAAATACGTTGGCAAGATAGGCGGCGTAATAGTGCACGAGCTCTTCGAGAAACCAGGGTTCAGAGCTAGCGATGAGGTAGAGGTTAGGATAGACTGGTTTAGAAGATACAGGCTCATGCGACATCACACGGCAACACACGTTGTTCTCGCAGCTGCGAGAAGGGTTCTCGGAGATCACGTATGGCAGGCTGGTGCTGAGAAAACCGTTGAGAAGGGCAGGCTTGACATAACTCATCACAAGCCGTTGACGAGGAAGGAGGTTGCTGAGATAGAGGAGCTGGCTAACAAGATTATTGACAGCAGGATCCAGCTTAGATTCCACTACATGGGCAAGTTCGAAGCCGAGTCCAAGTACGGGCTAAAGATATATCAGGGAGGAGCTGTCTACTCCCCTGTTCTAAGAATCGTTGAAATACCTGGATGGGATGCGCAGGCATGCTTCGGCACACACCTGTGGAACACTTCCGAAATAGGGGGTGTTAAAATAATTAACGCTGAGAGAATCCAGGACGGCGTGATCAGGCTCGAGTATGTTGCTGGGACAAGGCTTGTTGAACTAGCAAGGAGCATGGAGGAGGAGAAGGAGAAAGCGCTTGAGGCAATGGGCTCCACTCATAAGGATCTAGTCCTAGCAGCCGGCAAGCTGAGGGAGAGCTTGAGCGAGCTCGAGGAAGCTGTCGCCACCTATAGAAGAGTATTGGCTGACGCCCTCGTTTCAAACGCTTTAAACACTAAGAGAGTTGTCTGCGGTGTTGAAACCACGATGGTAGAGATACCGGTCAGGGATGAAAAACTCGTTAAAACAGTCCTGGAAGACCTTTCACTGAAGCATAAGACCCTGGCAGTAGTTTTCACGGGAGATATGGTTGAGATCGCGCTAGACCCTGGAGAGGCGGCTGAGAAAAGAGTCAACCTGTTGAAGACCGCTGAGGCTTTGAGAAGCCTGGGGGCTAAGGGAGGAGGGCGCTCCGACCACATCACCCTGAAACTAAACGGCGTGGCTGTGGACAAGGTTTTAGAAGCCGTAGAGAAAACCATCTGTGCCAGTGGTAAGCAGTGA
- a CDS encoding transglutaminase-like domain-containing protein — translation MAVESAEKRASNHRTIVVLGVVVLLLAAGWALYSTILPTTLVQTTKGSVCDLFREKHLSTITSFSPELREHAISILENYSNPNIVLENTSYYIPGGRALTISFYATSGATIKTNIIATIYNVLIEIYGPGGSLIYSQLTNNSSYSFNASATGTYVLRVTNKLLRTGVQVSILLQAIVPVDINDPVFKIMAIGHWVGVNVKYVSDPNGLEYVASPLETLRIGAGDCDDFAVLIASLYESIGLDAVIGLVDTNGDGAVDHAAALVFVNQDPDNLLKAVQKYDLVFNTRTSRISYFSGLKNAQTGIWLLIDPLMAGVRDAPWDVSHEPYILECYVDAHLKK, via the coding sequence GTGGCGGTGGAGAGTGCTGAAAAGAGGGCTTCCAATCACAGAACAATAGTTGTACTTGGCGTGGTTGTATTGCTATTAGCCGCTGGCTGGGCTCTATACTCAACTATTCTACCCACAACACTGGTGCAAACTACTAAGGGAAGCGTGTGTGACTTGTTCAGGGAGAAGCATCTCTCAACGATCACGAGCTTCAGCCCTGAGCTACGTGAGCATGCTATCAGCATTCTCGAAAACTATAGCAACCCTAACATAGTCTTAGAGAATACAAGCTACTACATACCGGGTGGGAGAGCGCTTACAATCTCTTTTTACGCAACCTCCGGTGCAACCATCAAAACTAACATCATTGCAACAATATATAACGTACTTATTGAAATATACGGTCCAGGAGGTAGCCTTATTTACTCACAATTGACAAACAACTCCTCATACTCTTTCAACGCGTCTGCGACAGGAACATACGTTTTAAGAGTAACTAACAAGCTCCTCCGCACGGGTGTGCAGGTTTCAATCCTGCTTCAAGCAATAGTTCCGGTCGACATAAATGACCCGGTTTTCAAAATAATGGCTATCGGACACTGGGTAGGCGTCAACGTTAAATACGTTAGCGATCCAAACGGTCTCGAGTATGTAGCATCTCCTCTAGAAACACTGAGGATCGGGGCTGGAGACTGCGATGACTTCGCAGTGCTTATTGCCTCTCTTTACGAGTCTATCGGCTTAGACGCCGTAATAGGTCTCGTGGACACTAACGGTGACGGGGCGGTTGATCATGCGGCAGCACTAGTCTTCGTCAACCAGGACCCCGACAACCTGCTGAAAGCCGTGCAAAAGTATGATTTAGTCTTCAACACGAGGACTTCAAGAATAAGCTACTTCTCCGGTTTGAAGAATGCACAGACGGGTATATGGTTGTTAATCGATCCTCTTATGGCCGGCGTTAGGGATGCTCCCTGGGACGTTAGCCACGAGCCATACATTCTAGAATGCTATGTTGACGCTCATCTTAAAAAGTAA